A genomic region of Mycolicibacterium poriferae contains the following coding sequences:
- a CDS encoding O-antigen ligase family protein, which yields MFRINDVTRPGLWRILLVLAPWLWLFTQDVYSGSTTPDSLLYVTVVLALAALRPHPRVLIALGALVVLTAVIAIGFGFLLPDAGLLRDVEGVVRERSDKAVFPSLGLLQGMFTSENNLGQYLAIGAATVAMLPRWWRFSGLGIVVFGIVWSSSRSSMLAVAVMLVVGLAVRIIAELGWSRAASAVARVATGLSILAMCALPFMGWDDDAFTERGLIWNGSLREWSSRAFVSGLGHDWYERIAGSDTSPLNAAAYQGHNQFVHFLATGGLVLAFLAIGSLLVQTYVITAPDNRYLVIAAMLVTGIAIAGFLEVPLGFVDRSMFWTVTIVPLTVLFFTRASDTRRERALR from the coding sequence GTGTTCCGCATCAACGACGTCACCCGCCCAGGCCTCTGGCGCATCCTGCTGGTTCTCGCGCCCTGGCTGTGGCTGTTCACCCAGGACGTGTATTCCGGCTCAACAACTCCCGACAGCTTGCTCTACGTGACGGTGGTGCTGGCGCTGGCTGCGTTGCGACCCCACCCGCGGGTGCTCATCGCATTGGGTGCGCTCGTCGTGCTCACGGCGGTGATTGCGATCGGATTCGGATTCCTGCTGCCGGACGCCGGCCTGTTGCGTGACGTGGAGGGGGTTGTGCGCGAGCGCTCCGACAAGGCCGTCTTTCCGTCGTTGGGTCTGCTGCAGGGGATGTTCACATCGGAGAACAATCTGGGCCAGTATCTCGCCATCGGGGCCGCGACGGTCGCGATGCTTCCGCGGTGGTGGAGATTCTCTGGTCTGGGAATCGTCGTGTTCGGGATCGTGTGGTCGTCGAGCCGCAGTTCGATGCTGGCGGTCGCGGTGATGTTGGTTGTGGGGCTTGCCGTCAGGATCATCGCGGAGTTGGGGTGGAGTCGCGCGGCGTCAGCAGTCGCACGGGTCGCCACCGGCTTGTCAATCCTCGCCATGTGTGCGCTGCCGTTCATGGGCTGGGACGACGACGCGTTCACGGAGCGTGGCCTCATTTGGAACGGCTCTCTGAGGGAATGGTCGTCGCGCGCCTTCGTGTCGGGTCTGGGCCACGATTGGTACGAACGCATCGCAGGCAGTGACACGTCGCCATTGAATGCGGCGGCTTATCAGGGCCACAACCAGTTCGTCCACTTCCTTGCCACCGGCGGGCTGGTGCTCGCGTTTCTCGCGATCGGATCGCTTCTTGTGCAGACCTACGTCATCACGGCACCTGACAATCGCTACCTGGTGATCGCCGCAATGTTGGTGACAGGTATTGCCATCGCGGGTTTCCTCGAAGTGCCGCTCGGCTTCGTCGACAGGTCGATGTTCTGGACGGTCACGATCGTTCCGCTGACGGTGTTGTTCTTCACACGAGCCAGCGACACCCGTCGAGAGCGTGCGCTCCGGTGA
- a CDS encoding UDP-glucuronic acid decarboxylase family protein: MSKRVLVTGGAGFLGSHLAERLLGEGHEILCVDNFYTGRKANIANLIDNPNFELMRHDVTFPLYVEVDEIYNLACPASPIHYQRDPVQTTKTSVMGAINILGLAKRLRVPVLQASTSEVYGDPEVHPQPERYWGHVNPIGARSCYDEGKRAAETLFFDYHRQHNMSIKVMRIFNTYGPRMNADDGRVVSNFIVQALRGEPLTIYGDGSQTRSFCYVDDLIDGMVRLMDAPPSFTGPVNIGNPAEFTMLELAEKVLSLTQSNSTIRFENLPSDDPRQRQPDITLAKTSLNWDPQVQLEDGLSRTIQYFHELSGK; encoded by the coding sequence GTGTCTAAGCGCGTGCTCGTCACCGGGGGTGCCGGTTTTCTTGGCTCTCACCTTGCTGAACGTTTGCTCGGCGAAGGCCACGAAATCTTGTGTGTCGACAACTTTTACACGGGCCGAAAAGCAAATATCGCGAACCTCATCGATAACCCTAACTTTGAACTGATGCGCCACGACGTGACGTTTCCGCTTTACGTCGAGGTCGACGAGATCTACAATCTCGCCTGTCCGGCTTCGCCGATTCATTATCAGCGCGACCCAGTGCAAACCACGAAGACCAGCGTGATGGGCGCGATCAACATCCTCGGCCTCGCAAAACGCTTGCGGGTACCTGTACTTCAAGCCTCGACTTCCGAAGTTTACGGCGACCCTGAAGTACATCCCCAACCAGAGCGATATTGGGGACACGTAAACCCTATCGGTGCACGGAGCTGCTACGACGAAGGTAAGCGGGCCGCGGAGACCCTGTTTTTCGATTATCACCGTCAGCACAATATGTCCATCAAAGTGATGCGGATCTTCAATACTTACGGTCCGCGAATGAACGCAGATGACGGACGAGTCGTTAGCAACTTCATCGTTCAAGCGCTACGGGGCGAGCCGTTGACAATCTACGGAGACGGCAGCCAAACCCGCAGTTTCTGCTATGTGGACGATCTAATTGACGGGATGGTGCGATTAATGGACGCCCCGCCCTCCTTCACCGGTCCCGTCAACATCGGTAATCCCGCCGAATTTACAATGCTTGAACTTGCAGAGAAAGTGCTGTCGCTGACTCAAAGCAATTCCACGATTCGCTTTGAAAATCTACCGTCTGATGACCCGAGGCAGCGACAACCGGATATCACCCTAGCAAAAACTAGCCTCAATTGGGATCCTCAGGTTCAGCTTGAGGACGGCCTGTCGCGGACAATTCAATACTTTCACGAATTAAGCGGCAAATGA
- a CDS encoding sugar transferase, which yields MTDAACVAIALSTAQFLRFGATSPELGAYGSAGYTTLSAIIALVWIASLWVNRTYAAQIVGAGVEEYQRLVVATLSVFGLIAIVSMLLKLEIARGYLAIALPLGLLTLLTGRWGWRKWLRRKRAAGDYVHRVLVLGSRASAEAVAGELISSPHSGYHVVAAVVPGGEVPQHLAGTTIPLSNDIDSVVEQMSELAADTLLVTSSDALPPSRIREISWALEPGRQHLVIAPSLTDVCGPRMHMHHVAGLPLLHVQAPVYEGTKLLAKRCFDLIGSGALIMLFSPILLATAICIKSTDRGPVFFRQLRAGYGGESFRMIKFRSMVVDAEARLAELERQNESDGAIFKMKNDPRITPIGRFIRRYSIDELPQLFNVFLGSMSLVGPRPHPLRDVEHYDGHVHRRFLVKPGMTGLWQVSGRSSLSWQQSVRLDLYYVENWSMLSDIAILWRTFKAVVGKDGAY from the coding sequence ATGACTGATGCTGCTTGCGTTGCAATCGCCTTATCGACCGCCCAGTTCCTGCGTTTCGGGGCTACCTCGCCTGAGCTCGGCGCGTACGGTTCGGCTGGCTACACCACCTTGTCGGCGATAATCGCACTAGTCTGGATAGCGAGTCTGTGGGTTAACCGCACGTATGCGGCTCAGATCGTCGGTGCGGGTGTGGAGGAGTACCAGCGGCTTGTAGTCGCCACACTTAGTGTCTTTGGGCTAATCGCAATCGTATCCATGTTATTGAAGCTGGAGATCGCACGCGGCTATCTGGCGATAGCACTCCCACTCGGCCTCTTAACGTTGCTGACAGGGCGTTGGGGTTGGCGGAAATGGCTTCGGAGGAAACGTGCGGCAGGCGACTACGTTCATCGAGTACTCGTACTGGGCTCGCGTGCGTCGGCAGAAGCGGTTGCAGGTGAACTGATCAGCTCACCTCATAGTGGCTACCATGTCGTTGCCGCGGTTGTGCCGGGAGGTGAAGTGCCGCAGCATCTCGCCGGAACGACCATCCCGTTGAGTAACGATATCGACAGCGTGGTTGAGCAGATGAGTGAGCTAGCGGCCGACACTCTTCTTGTCACAAGTAGCGACGCACTCCCTCCGAGTCGCATTCGGGAAATCAGCTGGGCACTCGAGCCGGGCCGCCAGCACCTAGTGATAGCCCCCAGTCTGACCGATGTTTGCGGTCCTCGAATGCATATGCACCATGTCGCGGGGCTACCGCTCCTCCACGTTCAGGCGCCTGTCTACGAAGGAACGAAACTGCTCGCCAAGCGCTGTTTCGACCTGATCGGCTCGGGCGCCCTGATCATGCTTTTTTCGCCCATCTTGCTCGCAACAGCGATCTGCATTAAGTCAACCGACCGCGGTCCCGTGTTTTTCAGGCAGCTCCGTGCGGGCTATGGTGGCGAGTCGTTCCGGATGATCAAGTTCCGATCGATGGTAGTGGACGCGGAGGCTCGGCTCGCGGAGCTCGAGCGCCAAAATGAAAGCGATGGGGCAATCTTCAAGATGAAGAATGACCCACGTATAACCCCGATCGGCCGGTTCATACGGCGCTACAGCATCGATGAACTGCCGCAGTTGTTCAACGTCTTTCTTGGCTCAATGAGCCTGGTGGGCCCGCGTCCACACCCGCTGCGAGACGTTGAACACTACGATGGTCACGTTCACCGGCGCTTTTTGGTGAAGCCGGGGATGACCGGTCTATGGCAGGTCAGCGGGCGTTCGTCACTGTCCTGGCAGCAATCAGTGCGGCTTGATCTCTACTACGTGGAGAACTGGTCGATGTTGAGTGACATTGCAATTTTGTGGCGCACCTTCAAAGCAGTAGTTGGCAAGGATGGGGCTTATTAG
- a CDS encoding glycoside hydrolase family 6 protein has protein sequence MAAVVVAVLASVVVISYSGWWNPSNTESLAGRDPANAELYIDPDMQSIAAAREDARFDPIATTPQAKWFTDWSTSETVQDDVGDYLDGAAAADAVPTVVLYRIPQRDCGSWSTGGAADEQEYRDWVKGAAAELKGHDDALVIIEPDALPQLGKCEQGDRLDTLTFAVDALATTGARVYIDAGHENWLSAAEAADRLSKVGVDKVRGFSLNVAAHYTTQREIAYAEDVRSELSKLGITDVHYVIDTGRNGAGPQGDNCNPPGARLGHEPQLFEGDALDGFLWVKNPGETDGACRGGPASGFWAPAALDLLGLDQDERTSSQLSAGWIRLGAVGGAGLVGLVAWALARRRTRDRLRGAAEHAARQVP, from the coding sequence GTGGCGGCCGTCGTTGTCGCCGTGCTGGCGTCGGTCGTCGTGATCTCTTACTCGGGGTGGTGGAACCCGTCCAATACTGAGTCGTTGGCTGGCCGGGACCCCGCAAACGCGGAGTTGTACATCGATCCCGACATGCAGTCGATCGCGGCGGCACGCGAGGATGCCCGATTCGATCCGATCGCAACGACGCCGCAGGCCAAGTGGTTCACCGATTGGTCTACCTCCGAGACCGTCCAAGACGATGTGGGCGATTATTTAGACGGTGCGGCGGCTGCCGATGCGGTCCCGACCGTCGTGCTGTACCGGATACCGCAGCGTGACTGTGGTTCGTGGTCCACCGGAGGCGCGGCCGACGAGCAGGAATACAGGGATTGGGTGAAAGGTGCTGCCGCAGAGTTAAAAGGACATGACGATGCGCTCGTCATCATCGAACCCGATGCGCTCCCCCAGCTGGGGAAGTGCGAGCAAGGCGACCGACTCGACACGCTCACCTTCGCCGTCGATGCGCTGGCGACCACCGGCGCACGGGTGTACATCGATGCCGGACATGAGAACTGGTTGAGCGCAGCCGAAGCGGCGGACCGGTTGAGCAAGGTGGGTGTCGACAAGGTCAGGGGCTTCAGCCTCAATGTCGCTGCCCACTACACGACGCAGCGCGAGATCGCGTACGCGGAGGATGTTCGGTCCGAGCTCAGCAAGCTCGGCATCACCGATGTGCATTACGTGATCGACACCGGGCGAAACGGCGCCGGACCGCAAGGGGACAACTGCAATCCACCGGGGGCCCGGTTGGGACATGAGCCGCAGTTGTTTGAAGGTGACGCACTCGATGGCTTTCTCTGGGTGAAAAATCCAGGTGAAACCGACGGAGCGTGCCGAGGTGGCCCGGCCTCCGGCTTCTGGGCACCTGCCGCGCTGGACTTGCTTGGGCTCGACCAGGATGAACGGACGAGTTCGCAGCTGAGCGCAGGGTGGATCCGGCTGGGGGCGGTCGGCGGTGCGGGACTCGTGGGCTTGGTGGCATGGGCCTTGGCGAGAAGACGCACCAGAGATCGATTGCGGGGCGCAGCAGAGCATGCGGCCCGGCAAGTTCCTTGA
- a CDS encoding arsenate reductase/protein-tyrosine-phosphatase family protein produces the protein MLFVCTGNICRSPTAERLALAYAAQRDISGVRASSAGTRALVGQPIHHEAALVLEELGGDASGFAARRLGTRTLAGADLVLGMTKAHRDAILELAPQKLHRVFTLAEASRLASDGKAKAVADLGELRPQLSGDDIPDIADPIGQNADVFAMVGFQIARLLPPILELCRDSGDSDVGR, from the coding sequence CTGCTATTCGTTTGTACCGGAAACATATGTCGGTCACCTACCGCCGAACGCCTGGCACTCGCTTATGCCGCGCAGCGCGACATCTCCGGGGTCCGCGCGTCGAGCGCAGGAACGCGTGCTTTGGTTGGTCAGCCTATCCACCATGAGGCTGCGCTGGTCCTTGAAGAGTTGGGCGGCGACGCATCCGGGTTTGCTGCCCGTCGGCTCGGAACCCGTACTCTCGCGGGAGCCGATCTGGTCCTTGGGATGACTAAGGCTCATCGTGACGCAATTCTGGAGCTCGCCCCGCAGAAGTTGCATCGCGTATTCACACTTGCTGAAGCTTCGCGGTTGGCATCGGACGGCAAGGCGAAGGCTGTCGCAGATCTTGGAGAGCTGCGACCGCAGCTCTCGGGAGACGACATCCCTGACATCGCGGACCCAATCGGCCAGAATGCCGACGTATTTGCAATGGTCGGGTTCCAGATCGCGAGACTACTGCCCCCGATCCTTGAATTGTGCCGCGATTCCGGCGACAGTGATGTAGGGCGGTGA